A region from the Rhodamnia argentea isolate NSW1041297 chromosome 7, ASM2092103v1, whole genome shotgun sequence genome encodes:
- the LOC115750835 gene encoding homeobox-leucine zipper protein HDG2-like isoform X5, with translation MMDVFQQNLMDGDGGGPQLHPLDMAGNPSESELARLRDDDFDSNKSGSDNHEGPTSGDDLQDERRKKKRYHRHTQHQIQEMEAFFKEFPHPDDKQRKELGRQLGLEPLQVKFWFQNKRTQMKTQHERHENTQLRTENEKLRADNMRYREALNSASCPNCGGPTAIGEMSFDEHHLRLENARLREEIDRISAIAARYVGKPIGNYPPLSSPVPPRPLDLGFGSFSGQSGVGGDVYGCGDLFRSITAPTEAEKPIIIELAVAAMEELIRMAQVGEPMWTMGLDGTSSVLNEDEYIRAFARGITTNPTGFKREASRETGVIIMNHINLVEILMDVSQWSTIFSSIVSRAMTLEVLSTGVAGNYNGALQVVTAEFQVPSPLVPTREVHFVRYCKQHSDGTWAVVDVSLDTLRPNPAVRCRRKPSGCLIQEMPNGYSRVTWLEHVEVDHRGVHNLYRQLVGSGHAFGAKRWVATLDRQCERLASAMATHISSGDVGVITSPEGRKSMMKLAERMVISFCAGVSASTAHTWTTLSGTGADDVRVMTRKSVDDPGRPPGIVLCAATSFWLPVSPKQVFDFLRDENSRSEWDILSNGGIVQEMAHIANGRDTGNCVSLLRVNSANSSQSNMLILQESCTDATGSFVVYAPVDIVAMNVVLNGGDPDYVALLPSGFSILPGGSSMQSGGEVASDGSLLTVAFQILVDSVPTAKLSLGSVATVNNLIACTVERIRASLSPENN, from the exons ATGATGGACGTGTTCCAGCAAAACTTGATGGATGGCGACGGCGGCGGTCCGCAGCTTCACCCTCTAGACATGGCGGGGAACCCTTCGGAGAGTGAGCTCGCTCGCCTCCGAGACGACGACTTCGACAGCAACAAGTCCGGCAGCGACAACCACGAGGGGcccacctccggcgacgatctgcAGGATGAGCGCCGGAAGAAGAAGCGCTACCATCGTCACACCCAGCACCAGATTCAAGAAATGGAAGC atTTTTCAAGGAGTTCCCGCACCCGGATGATAAGCAAAGGAAGGAACTGGGGCGTCAATTAGGGCTTGAGCCTTTGCAAGTCAAGTTCTGGTTCCAAAACAAGCGCACTCAAATGAAG ACCCAACATGAGCGCCACGAGAACACACAGCTCCGCACCGAGAATGAGAAGCTCCGGGCAGATAACATGAGGTACCGAGAAGCGCTCAATAGCGCTTCCTGTCCCAACTGTGGCGGCCCAACTGCCATAGGAGAGATGTCCTTTGATGAACATCACTTGAGGCTGGAAAATGCCCGTCTAAGAGAAGAG ATTGATAGGATATCGGCAATAGCTGCAAGGTATGTAGGCAAGCCGATAGGAAACTaccctcctctttcttctccaGTCCCTCCTCGCCCACTTGATCTTGGTTTCGGAAGCTTCTCGGGCCAATCAGGTGTTGGGGGCGATGTTTATGGGTGCGGGGACCTTTTCCGATCAATCACTGCACCGACTGAAGCCGAGAAGCCGATCATAATCGAGCTGGCGGTGGCAGCCATGGAGGAACTTATCAGAATGGCGCAGGTGGGAGAGCCCATGTGGACTATGGGACTTGACGGCACTTCAAGCGTGCTAAATGAAGACGAGTACATTCGTGCATTTGCTCGTGGGATCACAACAAACCCCACGGGATTTAAGCGTGAAGCCTCGCGAGAAACTGGGGTCATCATCATGAATCACATCAATCTTGTTGAGATTCTCATGGATGTG AGCCAGTGGTCCACTATTTTCTCAAGCATTGTCTCAAGAGCTATGACTTTGGAAGTTCTATCAACTGGGGTGGCAGGGAATTACAACGGAGCCTTGCAAGTG GTGACGGCTGAATTTCAAGTTCCATCGCCACTCGTTCCTACTCGGGAAGTACATTTCGTCCGCTACTGCAAGCAGCATAGCGACGGGACTTGGGCAGTGGTTGATGTTTCTTTGGACACTTTACGCCCAAACCCAGCGGTCCGATGCCGTAGGAAGCCTTCGGGATGTCTGATTCAAGAAATGCCGAATGGATACTCTAGG GTCACATGGCTTGAGCATGTGGAAGTAGATCATAGAGGAGTGCATAACCTATACAGGCAGCTTGTTGGCTCTGGCCATGCCTTCGGGGCCAAACGCTGGGTCGCTACCTTAGATCGACAATGTGAACGGCTCGCAAGTGCCATGGCAACTCATATTTCTAGCGGAGATGTTGgcg TCATAACGAGCCCCGAAGGGAGAAAAAGCATGATGAAGCTGGCTGAGAGGATGGTAATAAGCTTTTGTGCCGGAGTCAGCGCATCTACAGCTCATACATGGACGACGTTATCCGGAACCGGAGCAGACGACGTGCGTGTGATGACTCGGAAAAGCGTGGATGATCCGGGCAGGCCTCCGGGAATAGTTCTATGCGCTGCCACTTCCTTCTGGCTGCCAGTTTCCCCAAAGCAGGTCTTCGATTTCCTTCGTGATGAGAATTCTCGAAGCGAG TGGGATATTCTCTCAAATGGAGGAATTGTTCAAGAAATGGCACACATCGCCAACGGCCGAGACACCGGCAACTGTGTGTCTCTGTTGCGAGTAAAT AGCGCAAATTCAAGCCAAAGCAACATGCTGATATTGCAAGAGAGCTGCACTGATGCAACAGGCTCCTTCGTGGTATATGCTCCGGTTGACATCGTCGCGATGAATGTGGTTCTAAACGGCGGAGATCCCGACTATGTGGCTCTCCTTCCCTCGGGGTTCTCCATACTTCCTGGCGGCTCGTCCATGCAAAGCGGAGGCGAAGTGGCATCCGACGGATCTCTCTTGACTGTCGCGTTTCAAATTCTGGTCGATTCAGTCCCGACTGCTAAGCTTTCTCTCGGATCGGTCGCAACTGTTAACAATTTGATTGCTTGCACTGTTGAGAGGATTAGAGCTTCTTTATCGCCTGAGAACAATTAG
- the LOC115750835 gene encoding homeobox-leucine zipper protein HDG2-like isoform X2 codes for MPARLMIPARDMPPMIGTSGNVGGFGIAQLKVIFRVLKLTTLVSLSTSFSDRFLDSGFINPFAGHRKSKQNLMDGDGGGPQLHPLDMAGNPSESELARLRDDDFDSNKSGSDNHEGPTSGDDLQDERRKKKRYHRHTQHQIQEMEAFFKEFPHPDDKQRKELGRQLGLEPLQVKFWFQNKRTQMKTQHERHENTQLRTENEKLRADNMRYREALNSASCPNCGGPTAIGEMSFDEHHLRLENARLREEIDRISAIAARYVGKPIGNYPPLSSPVPPRPLDLGFGSFSGQSGVGGDVYGCGDLFRSITAPTEAEKPIIIELAVAAMEELIRMAQVGEPMWTMGLDGTSSVLNEDEYIRAFARGITTNPTGFKREASRETGVIIMNHINLVEILMDVSQWSTIFSSIVSRAMTLEVLSTGVAGNYNGALQVVTAEFQVPSPLVPTREVHFVRYCKQHSDGTWAVVDVSLDTLRPNPAVRCRRKPSGCLIQEMPNGYSRVTWLEHVEVDHRGVHNLYRQLVGSGHAFGAKRWVATLDRQCERLASAMATHISSGDVGVITSPEGRKSMMKLAERMVISFCAGVSASTAHTWTTLSGTGADDVRVMTRKSVDDPGRPPGIVLCAATSFWLPVSPKQVFDFLRDENSRSEWDILSNGGIVQEMAHIANGRDTGNCVSLLRVNSANSSQSNMLILQESCTDATGSFVVYAPVDIVAMNVVLNGGDPDYVALLPSGFSILPGGSSMQSGGEVASDGSLLTVAFQILVDSVPTAKLSLGSVATVNNLIACTVERIRASLSPENN; via the exons ATGCCTGCCCGGCTCATGATTCCGGCGAGAGACATGCCTCCTATGATCGGCACCAGCGGAAACGTCGGTGGTTTCGGGATTGCTCAG ttgAAGGTTATTTTTCGTGTCCTGAAACTCACGACCCTTGTCAGTCTCTCCACCTCGTTCTCCGACAGATTTTTAGATTCTGGGTTCATCAACCCTTTCGCAGGTCACAGGAAGTCAAAG CAAAACTTGATGGATGGCGACGGCGGCGGTCCGCAGCTTCACCCTCTAGACATGGCGGGGAACCCTTCGGAGAGTGAGCTCGCTCGCCTCCGAGACGACGACTTCGACAGCAACAAGTCCGGCAGCGACAACCACGAGGGGcccacctccggcgacgatctgcAGGATGAGCGCCGGAAGAAGAAGCGCTACCATCGTCACACCCAGCACCAGATTCAAGAAATGGAAGC atTTTTCAAGGAGTTCCCGCACCCGGATGATAAGCAAAGGAAGGAACTGGGGCGTCAATTAGGGCTTGAGCCTTTGCAAGTCAAGTTCTGGTTCCAAAACAAGCGCACTCAAATGAAG ACCCAACATGAGCGCCACGAGAACACACAGCTCCGCACCGAGAATGAGAAGCTCCGGGCAGATAACATGAGGTACCGAGAAGCGCTCAATAGCGCTTCCTGTCCCAACTGTGGCGGCCCAACTGCCATAGGAGAGATGTCCTTTGATGAACATCACTTGAGGCTGGAAAATGCCCGTCTAAGAGAAGAG ATTGATAGGATATCGGCAATAGCTGCAAGGTATGTAGGCAAGCCGATAGGAAACTaccctcctctttcttctccaGTCCCTCCTCGCCCACTTGATCTTGGTTTCGGAAGCTTCTCGGGCCAATCAGGTGTTGGGGGCGATGTTTATGGGTGCGGGGACCTTTTCCGATCAATCACTGCACCGACTGAAGCCGAGAAGCCGATCATAATCGAGCTGGCGGTGGCAGCCATGGAGGAACTTATCAGAATGGCGCAGGTGGGAGAGCCCATGTGGACTATGGGACTTGACGGCACTTCAAGCGTGCTAAATGAAGACGAGTACATTCGTGCATTTGCTCGTGGGATCACAACAAACCCCACGGGATTTAAGCGTGAAGCCTCGCGAGAAACTGGGGTCATCATCATGAATCACATCAATCTTGTTGAGATTCTCATGGATGTG AGCCAGTGGTCCACTATTTTCTCAAGCATTGTCTCAAGAGCTATGACTTTGGAAGTTCTATCAACTGGGGTGGCAGGGAATTACAACGGAGCCTTGCAAGTG GTGACGGCTGAATTTCAAGTTCCATCGCCACTCGTTCCTACTCGGGAAGTACATTTCGTCCGCTACTGCAAGCAGCATAGCGACGGGACTTGGGCAGTGGTTGATGTTTCTTTGGACACTTTACGCCCAAACCCAGCGGTCCGATGCCGTAGGAAGCCTTCGGGATGTCTGATTCAAGAAATGCCGAATGGATACTCTAGG GTCACATGGCTTGAGCATGTGGAAGTAGATCATAGAGGAGTGCATAACCTATACAGGCAGCTTGTTGGCTCTGGCCATGCCTTCGGGGCCAAACGCTGGGTCGCTACCTTAGATCGACAATGTGAACGGCTCGCAAGTGCCATGGCAACTCATATTTCTAGCGGAGATGTTGgcg TCATAACGAGCCCCGAAGGGAGAAAAAGCATGATGAAGCTGGCTGAGAGGATGGTAATAAGCTTTTGTGCCGGAGTCAGCGCATCTACAGCTCATACATGGACGACGTTATCCGGAACCGGAGCAGACGACGTGCGTGTGATGACTCGGAAAAGCGTGGATGATCCGGGCAGGCCTCCGGGAATAGTTCTATGCGCTGCCACTTCCTTCTGGCTGCCAGTTTCCCCAAAGCAGGTCTTCGATTTCCTTCGTGATGAGAATTCTCGAAGCGAG TGGGATATTCTCTCAAATGGAGGAATTGTTCAAGAAATGGCACACATCGCCAACGGCCGAGACACCGGCAACTGTGTGTCTCTGTTGCGAGTAAAT AGCGCAAATTCAAGCCAAAGCAACATGCTGATATTGCAAGAGAGCTGCACTGATGCAACAGGCTCCTTCGTGGTATATGCTCCGGTTGACATCGTCGCGATGAATGTGGTTCTAAACGGCGGAGATCCCGACTATGTGGCTCTCCTTCCCTCGGGGTTCTCCATACTTCCTGGCGGCTCGTCCATGCAAAGCGGAGGCGAAGTGGCATCCGACGGATCTCTCTTGACTGTCGCGTTTCAAATTCTGGTCGATTCAGTCCCGACTGCTAAGCTTTCTCTCGGATCGGTCGCAACTGTTAACAATTTGATTGCTTGCACTGTTGAGAGGATTAGAGCTTCTTTATCGCCTGAGAACAATTAG
- the LOC115750835 gene encoding homeobox-leucine zipper protein HDG2-like isoform X1, translating into MPARLMIPARDMPPMIGTSGNVGGFGIAQLKVIFRVLKLTTLVSLSTSFSDRFLDSGFINPFAGHRKSKEISMMDVFQQNLMDGDGGGPQLHPLDMAGNPSESELARLRDDDFDSNKSGSDNHEGPTSGDDLQDERRKKKRYHRHTQHQIQEMEAFFKEFPHPDDKQRKELGRQLGLEPLQVKFWFQNKRTQMKTQHERHENTQLRTENEKLRADNMRYREALNSASCPNCGGPTAIGEMSFDEHHLRLENARLREEIDRISAIAARYVGKPIGNYPPLSSPVPPRPLDLGFGSFSGQSGVGGDVYGCGDLFRSITAPTEAEKPIIIELAVAAMEELIRMAQVGEPMWTMGLDGTSSVLNEDEYIRAFARGITTNPTGFKREASRETGVIIMNHINLVEILMDVSQWSTIFSSIVSRAMTLEVLSTGVAGNYNGALQVVTAEFQVPSPLVPTREVHFVRYCKQHSDGTWAVVDVSLDTLRPNPAVRCRRKPSGCLIQEMPNGYSRVTWLEHVEVDHRGVHNLYRQLVGSGHAFGAKRWVATLDRQCERLASAMATHISSGDVGVITSPEGRKSMMKLAERMVISFCAGVSASTAHTWTTLSGTGADDVRVMTRKSVDDPGRPPGIVLCAATSFWLPVSPKQVFDFLRDENSRSEWDILSNGGIVQEMAHIANGRDTGNCVSLLRVNSANSSQSNMLILQESCTDATGSFVVYAPVDIVAMNVVLNGGDPDYVALLPSGFSILPGGSSMQSGGEVASDGSLLTVAFQILVDSVPTAKLSLGSVATVNNLIACTVERIRASLSPENN; encoded by the exons ATGCCTGCCCGGCTCATGATTCCGGCGAGAGACATGCCTCCTATGATCGGCACCAGCGGAAACGTCGGTGGTTTCGGGATTGCTCAG ttgAAGGTTATTTTTCGTGTCCTGAAACTCACGACCCTTGTCAGTCTCTCCACCTCGTTCTCCGACAGATTTTTAGATTCTGGGTTCATCAACCCTTTCGCAGGTCACAGGAAGTCAAAG GAGATCTCTATGATGGACGTGTTCCAGCAAAACTTGATGGATGGCGACGGCGGCGGTCCGCAGCTTCACCCTCTAGACATGGCGGGGAACCCTTCGGAGAGTGAGCTCGCTCGCCTCCGAGACGACGACTTCGACAGCAACAAGTCCGGCAGCGACAACCACGAGGGGcccacctccggcgacgatctgcAGGATGAGCGCCGGAAGAAGAAGCGCTACCATCGTCACACCCAGCACCAGATTCAAGAAATGGAAGC atTTTTCAAGGAGTTCCCGCACCCGGATGATAAGCAAAGGAAGGAACTGGGGCGTCAATTAGGGCTTGAGCCTTTGCAAGTCAAGTTCTGGTTCCAAAACAAGCGCACTCAAATGAAG ACCCAACATGAGCGCCACGAGAACACACAGCTCCGCACCGAGAATGAGAAGCTCCGGGCAGATAACATGAGGTACCGAGAAGCGCTCAATAGCGCTTCCTGTCCCAACTGTGGCGGCCCAACTGCCATAGGAGAGATGTCCTTTGATGAACATCACTTGAGGCTGGAAAATGCCCGTCTAAGAGAAGAG ATTGATAGGATATCGGCAATAGCTGCAAGGTATGTAGGCAAGCCGATAGGAAACTaccctcctctttcttctccaGTCCCTCCTCGCCCACTTGATCTTGGTTTCGGAAGCTTCTCGGGCCAATCAGGTGTTGGGGGCGATGTTTATGGGTGCGGGGACCTTTTCCGATCAATCACTGCACCGACTGAAGCCGAGAAGCCGATCATAATCGAGCTGGCGGTGGCAGCCATGGAGGAACTTATCAGAATGGCGCAGGTGGGAGAGCCCATGTGGACTATGGGACTTGACGGCACTTCAAGCGTGCTAAATGAAGACGAGTACATTCGTGCATTTGCTCGTGGGATCACAACAAACCCCACGGGATTTAAGCGTGAAGCCTCGCGAGAAACTGGGGTCATCATCATGAATCACATCAATCTTGTTGAGATTCTCATGGATGTG AGCCAGTGGTCCACTATTTTCTCAAGCATTGTCTCAAGAGCTATGACTTTGGAAGTTCTATCAACTGGGGTGGCAGGGAATTACAACGGAGCCTTGCAAGTG GTGACGGCTGAATTTCAAGTTCCATCGCCACTCGTTCCTACTCGGGAAGTACATTTCGTCCGCTACTGCAAGCAGCATAGCGACGGGACTTGGGCAGTGGTTGATGTTTCTTTGGACACTTTACGCCCAAACCCAGCGGTCCGATGCCGTAGGAAGCCTTCGGGATGTCTGATTCAAGAAATGCCGAATGGATACTCTAGG GTCACATGGCTTGAGCATGTGGAAGTAGATCATAGAGGAGTGCATAACCTATACAGGCAGCTTGTTGGCTCTGGCCATGCCTTCGGGGCCAAACGCTGGGTCGCTACCTTAGATCGACAATGTGAACGGCTCGCAAGTGCCATGGCAACTCATATTTCTAGCGGAGATGTTGgcg TCATAACGAGCCCCGAAGGGAGAAAAAGCATGATGAAGCTGGCTGAGAGGATGGTAATAAGCTTTTGTGCCGGAGTCAGCGCATCTACAGCTCATACATGGACGACGTTATCCGGAACCGGAGCAGACGACGTGCGTGTGATGACTCGGAAAAGCGTGGATGATCCGGGCAGGCCTCCGGGAATAGTTCTATGCGCTGCCACTTCCTTCTGGCTGCCAGTTTCCCCAAAGCAGGTCTTCGATTTCCTTCGTGATGAGAATTCTCGAAGCGAG TGGGATATTCTCTCAAATGGAGGAATTGTTCAAGAAATGGCACACATCGCCAACGGCCGAGACACCGGCAACTGTGTGTCTCTGTTGCGAGTAAAT AGCGCAAATTCAAGCCAAAGCAACATGCTGATATTGCAAGAGAGCTGCACTGATGCAACAGGCTCCTTCGTGGTATATGCTCCGGTTGACATCGTCGCGATGAATGTGGTTCTAAACGGCGGAGATCCCGACTATGTGGCTCTCCTTCCCTCGGGGTTCTCCATACTTCCTGGCGGCTCGTCCATGCAAAGCGGAGGCGAAGTGGCATCCGACGGATCTCTCTTGACTGTCGCGTTTCAAATTCTGGTCGATTCAGTCCCGACTGCTAAGCTTTCTCTCGGATCGGTCGCAACTGTTAACAATTTGATTGCTTGCACTGTTGAGAGGATTAGAGCTTCTTTATCGCCTGAGAACAATTAG
- the LOC115750835 gene encoding homeobox-leucine zipper protein HDG2-like isoform X3 produces MPARLMIPARDMPPMIGTSGNVGGFGIAQEISMMDVFQQNLMDGDGGGPQLHPLDMAGNPSESELARLRDDDFDSNKSGSDNHEGPTSGDDLQDERRKKKRYHRHTQHQIQEMEAFFKEFPHPDDKQRKELGRQLGLEPLQVKFWFQNKRTQMKTQHERHENTQLRTENEKLRADNMRYREALNSASCPNCGGPTAIGEMSFDEHHLRLENARLREEIDRISAIAARYVGKPIGNYPPLSSPVPPRPLDLGFGSFSGQSGVGGDVYGCGDLFRSITAPTEAEKPIIIELAVAAMEELIRMAQVGEPMWTMGLDGTSSVLNEDEYIRAFARGITTNPTGFKREASRETGVIIMNHINLVEILMDVSQWSTIFSSIVSRAMTLEVLSTGVAGNYNGALQVVTAEFQVPSPLVPTREVHFVRYCKQHSDGTWAVVDVSLDTLRPNPAVRCRRKPSGCLIQEMPNGYSRVTWLEHVEVDHRGVHNLYRQLVGSGHAFGAKRWVATLDRQCERLASAMATHISSGDVGVITSPEGRKSMMKLAERMVISFCAGVSASTAHTWTTLSGTGADDVRVMTRKSVDDPGRPPGIVLCAATSFWLPVSPKQVFDFLRDENSRSEWDILSNGGIVQEMAHIANGRDTGNCVSLLRVNSANSSQSNMLILQESCTDATGSFVVYAPVDIVAMNVVLNGGDPDYVALLPSGFSILPGGSSMQSGGEVASDGSLLTVAFQILVDSVPTAKLSLGSVATVNNLIACTVERIRASLSPENN; encoded by the exons ATGCCTGCCCGGCTCATGATTCCGGCGAGAGACATGCCTCCTATGATCGGCACCAGCGGAAACGTCGGTGGTTTCGGGATTGCTCAG GAGATCTCTATGATGGACGTGTTCCAGCAAAACTTGATGGATGGCGACGGCGGCGGTCCGCAGCTTCACCCTCTAGACATGGCGGGGAACCCTTCGGAGAGTGAGCTCGCTCGCCTCCGAGACGACGACTTCGACAGCAACAAGTCCGGCAGCGACAACCACGAGGGGcccacctccggcgacgatctgcAGGATGAGCGCCGGAAGAAGAAGCGCTACCATCGTCACACCCAGCACCAGATTCAAGAAATGGAAGC atTTTTCAAGGAGTTCCCGCACCCGGATGATAAGCAAAGGAAGGAACTGGGGCGTCAATTAGGGCTTGAGCCTTTGCAAGTCAAGTTCTGGTTCCAAAACAAGCGCACTCAAATGAAG ACCCAACATGAGCGCCACGAGAACACACAGCTCCGCACCGAGAATGAGAAGCTCCGGGCAGATAACATGAGGTACCGAGAAGCGCTCAATAGCGCTTCCTGTCCCAACTGTGGCGGCCCAACTGCCATAGGAGAGATGTCCTTTGATGAACATCACTTGAGGCTGGAAAATGCCCGTCTAAGAGAAGAG ATTGATAGGATATCGGCAATAGCTGCAAGGTATGTAGGCAAGCCGATAGGAAACTaccctcctctttcttctccaGTCCCTCCTCGCCCACTTGATCTTGGTTTCGGAAGCTTCTCGGGCCAATCAGGTGTTGGGGGCGATGTTTATGGGTGCGGGGACCTTTTCCGATCAATCACTGCACCGACTGAAGCCGAGAAGCCGATCATAATCGAGCTGGCGGTGGCAGCCATGGAGGAACTTATCAGAATGGCGCAGGTGGGAGAGCCCATGTGGACTATGGGACTTGACGGCACTTCAAGCGTGCTAAATGAAGACGAGTACATTCGTGCATTTGCTCGTGGGATCACAACAAACCCCACGGGATTTAAGCGTGAAGCCTCGCGAGAAACTGGGGTCATCATCATGAATCACATCAATCTTGTTGAGATTCTCATGGATGTG AGCCAGTGGTCCACTATTTTCTCAAGCATTGTCTCAAGAGCTATGACTTTGGAAGTTCTATCAACTGGGGTGGCAGGGAATTACAACGGAGCCTTGCAAGTG GTGACGGCTGAATTTCAAGTTCCATCGCCACTCGTTCCTACTCGGGAAGTACATTTCGTCCGCTACTGCAAGCAGCATAGCGACGGGACTTGGGCAGTGGTTGATGTTTCTTTGGACACTTTACGCCCAAACCCAGCGGTCCGATGCCGTAGGAAGCCTTCGGGATGTCTGATTCAAGAAATGCCGAATGGATACTCTAGG GTCACATGGCTTGAGCATGTGGAAGTAGATCATAGAGGAGTGCATAACCTATACAGGCAGCTTGTTGGCTCTGGCCATGCCTTCGGGGCCAAACGCTGGGTCGCTACCTTAGATCGACAATGTGAACGGCTCGCAAGTGCCATGGCAACTCATATTTCTAGCGGAGATGTTGgcg TCATAACGAGCCCCGAAGGGAGAAAAAGCATGATGAAGCTGGCTGAGAGGATGGTAATAAGCTTTTGTGCCGGAGTCAGCGCATCTACAGCTCATACATGGACGACGTTATCCGGAACCGGAGCAGACGACGTGCGTGTGATGACTCGGAAAAGCGTGGATGATCCGGGCAGGCCTCCGGGAATAGTTCTATGCGCTGCCACTTCCTTCTGGCTGCCAGTTTCCCCAAAGCAGGTCTTCGATTTCCTTCGTGATGAGAATTCTCGAAGCGAG TGGGATATTCTCTCAAATGGAGGAATTGTTCAAGAAATGGCACACATCGCCAACGGCCGAGACACCGGCAACTGTGTGTCTCTGTTGCGAGTAAAT AGCGCAAATTCAAGCCAAAGCAACATGCTGATATTGCAAGAGAGCTGCACTGATGCAACAGGCTCCTTCGTGGTATATGCTCCGGTTGACATCGTCGCGATGAATGTGGTTCTAAACGGCGGAGATCCCGACTATGTGGCTCTCCTTCCCTCGGGGTTCTCCATACTTCCTGGCGGCTCGTCCATGCAAAGCGGAGGCGAAGTGGCATCCGACGGATCTCTCTTGACTGTCGCGTTTCAAATTCTGGTCGATTCAGTCCCGACTGCTAAGCTTTCTCTCGGATCGGTCGCAACTGTTAACAATTTGATTGCTTGCACTGTTGAGAGGATTAGAGCTTCTTTATCGCCTGAGAACAATTAG